A region of the Phaenicophaeus curvirostris isolate KB17595 chromosome 10, BPBGC_Pcur_1.0, whole genome shotgun sequence genome:
GGTTTTACCTGCTGCTTTAGTAactgaaaagggagaaaactaAGGCCGGTATCCAATTCTTTCTAGACATTTGTAAGGAGCATTGTTTCTAAAAACagggtatttttatttataatggtTACAGATAATCGGTATAGAACACACAAGTATTGCTCAAAAGGAGCGTATGTAATGACAACACTTAAAGGATGCCAAGGCTTCAATTACGTAAGTACTAAATCATCAGCTGTACAATGCTTTTTCTGCAGCACAAACACATGTTGCTTTATAAGAAGACCACATAAGAGTCACCCATCTAAAATTCAAAAAGCCTTTCCACccacaaagaaaataatctttggCTGGTAAACAGCACATGAACATTGCAGTTTCCAACAAAACTTCAACGAAAACTTGGCAAATGTCTAAAACAGGAACTCGTTAACTAGCTTATCATTCATGCCATGTGATAACCTAATCACCTAATGAGATTTACAGAAGGGATTTATGGATCCTTCAGCTGATGGATGGGTGATGTACATTTATTCATACATGAAGGACTAGGaagtttttttatgttttgaaagcagaacaaattgACCTTTAATATCTTGTATACATAAGAGGCATACACTTTGAAAATACGGTATTACAATCTGTaaggaaataaacaaataaatccaTCTATAATATATTATTCAACCCTGTATAAGGAATGATGAAAATCATCACATTATGTTTCTACTTTATAATACATAGCAAAAAAGAGACataaaaagaaggcagaaaactgCTGCTCTGTTTCACTGTCTGTATGTTCAGAGACGTTTTCATATCGGCATGACTACAGTCAAACACATTGggatgaatatttttaaacaggtGCCTAAGATCAGATATCTACTCCACATTTGTTTACTTGGTTCCTCCTGAGATATAAAAGCTATGGAagagttttctgttttattctgcttAATCGCAAGGACGAGCTGCTTATCACCTGAAGAACTAGAGAGATCATGAAAATATTAGCACTCTGGAAGAAAAACCTAAATTGGTGAGAGAGTTTTAGACAGCTGCTGAAAAAActcaaatattttactttatctTTAGCATCTGTTTAGGTCACACCTGCAGAAAACAGTTTAGAGGAAAGTGCTCCAATTTAAAAAGGCACCATTCTGCTTCTTCATGGAAGAGTACGAGACTAAAATAGGATCTCCAGAATCAGAATGAATACAATCTCCTAATAAAAGTAGCTTTACTGAATACAAGGCTAGCTTGCATTGTAAAAATCTGTTCAGAGTGAGTAAATTGTCAAAATATGACCAAGAAAAacatattactttttttcctctgaaacagTGCtccagcaaaaccagaaattcaACAGTTGCTGCTACTGATATTTCTAAGATAAAAACcccaagaaataaaatgaaagatcaGACTCTTCAAGACTCTTCAATGAGCTCAGAAGCTTCCATcacaaagcagaataaaagaaaaaaaacaacaacctcTTTTAATAGATCATTTTACACAAGGGCCACAATAGATGcaatcttaaaaattatttctaggTTACACTTAACAAATAAACTATCTTCATTCTTCATAACACATGGCTGAGTAAAATTTGTCCTAATAGATGAAATAAATGACCATTAACTGGATCACAGAGCTAAACCACAGTTTCATTTGGAACTGGGGATATTAGTTAATTACTTTCAGGCAGTCAAAGGCCTTATGAATACAACTAAAGCAAAGTTAGGCATTAGTCTCATAGTGCCACAGAGCCATATTTTACATACAATATTGAAGAACCAAGTCATAAAAAGAGGGTTACAAGGCTTTGAAGTCAGAACTGCTGGAGATAGAAATGAAGTTGAATGTATTACAACATCCATTAAAACAGAGGgattctttcatagaatcatagaatcaccgagttggaaaagacccaccggaccacCGAATCCAACCacccccatcaatcactaaaccatgtcccccagcacctcatccacctgtcccttaaacacctccagggaaggtgactcaaccccctccctgggcagcccccgccagtgcccaatgacccttgccgtgaaaaatttcttcctgatgtccagcccaaacctccaaacaaattgaaatgaaaaggtTTTATATTCTAGCTCGGTAGCATTTTCCCTATAACTAGTGACTGAAAATTGTCTTAAATTAGTTCAGACCATTATCAAAAATCTAAAAGCAGCTTCATGACCTTAAGCCCTCCACTCAGGCATATGATACCACACAGATTTGCCCTGGAGGAATGTCTTCTCTgctttagcttttaaaattgcCCCTGTAAAGCCATGTCCACAAAACGGTGCAACTGATTAAATTCAAATTTAGTAAACAAAACCACATCACTTTTATTTTATCACAGGAGTACAATGGTGACGCTTAAAGCACAAACTTTGTAAGTCTGTTTGTAGGATTTCCTGTGTATGGCATTACTATAAGTAATAGTAACATTTAGCTCTTATGTTTTAAATAGTCTTATTCTCAATGACTCAAATAGGGTGAGTTtatagaaatacaaaataatactGGGAATTATTATTCATTTAATTCCCTCATAGTTATGATACTGaagatgagagaagaaaaatctttcttccctctcccattTCAATTTCCTTTATGAATAAAACTGCAGTTAACAGAAACAAACGCCTTATAAAACTACCACCATGGAATATGCAATTCATTGCAATTTTTGCTCCAATAAAAGCACCCATACAACAGTGAAGAGTGCTTCTAAAAACTATgaacagcaagagaagaaaaatcattataACAATTTGATGACAGTCACAGAAAGTGAGTGGGAACAACTGCCCTGTCAACTACTGCTTTGAGGTTCTACCCTACCACCAGCAAAAGCCGTCAGACCTTTCTAAGCAAACCCTGtcactttgtttctcttctgccaAACACCACAtatttaaaagtagaaaaactggatgcagaaaaaatgatttttcctCACCATAACAACTGCAAGCATCGAAAACTTGCAGAGCATAGCGAGGTTTGCAGCTTTGAGTTCACTCAACAAAACGCCATTTTCATAAAGATGACAACATTCCCACTTCACAAAAGTTCTATTTAAAAACTTGCCTTAGCTTTCATAGAAATCGTATTTTCAGATCTTGAACATAATGCAGTCTCATTTTAAAACTATCTACTATCTAAAAACACAtcagtttctgcattttctttcactgagaactaatttttttttaattgccaggaaaaaaatatatccttcAAACTACACAGTACCGTATTAAGTACCAGCATCAAAAGATGTCCGTACTTCAAGCCTGATGCAAAAGGTTACTAGCATGTCTTCTACTGAATCCCTACAGATTAACTTAAAAGTCTTAGGGAGTTTAGCATAGGGCCCTTAGACCAGTTTGTCACATTCCTTCTGTTTCGTCGCATCCTTAGTGTATTTCAGACACATTCCATCATCAGAGACATCTTTATGCTCCAGGCACCTTGGGAGAAACATGCTATTTTCATAGTTAAGCTACATGAATACATCTTTCTTGTATAAACCACATGACATTATTACAAATCAGGGCTAGTTTGCGACAACCACTGGCACAGCTGAAGTGCTGCACAGTCTATTTTACAGAGCAAAACCCAGCTGGTCACCCATCTCTCTCTTCCGATACGTAACACACAGGCACGTACACGTCATCAAGATGGCTAACTTCTTCAGGAATGAATTTGCTGGGGGAGGAAGGTTGACAACGGTTTATTGTGCAGCACCATTAACACCTGCAATACAATCAGTAGCACCACTTCACAGTAATCTGGAAGAAATTATATTCTTCTGGGAGCAAAAACTGAATACAGGACCCATAACTTCGTAGCTCCTATGCACTACCTATGCGCTATTGCTCAAGGCACAAGGCACAAGGCCCTGTTAGCCTCTCTGCAATGATCAGTTCAAGAGTTGATCTTAAGAGAAACAACAGGTCAACTTGATTCTACTGTTTCTGTGTAGGACAAATTATTTTACTACATATAGCATCTAGAGAGTTAATGAATAAATCTTCTTACCACCTGTCTCTTAGAATGAAATGACCACGTAAGGTCTTTAGCAAAGAACAAATCCCAAGGAATTAAGTCTTGGGCTCATAATGCATTAGAAATAGAACAGCTTCCCTTCCCACTGCCCACGCTCAATGAATCTGTACTCACCCTCTGGGTGATGCTTTTCCCCTCCTTGACTTGCACTGCCAACCCAAGATCAGACAGTCTGCAATTACCGTTATCATCCAGGAGCACATTCTCTGGTTTCATGTCCCGGTACACAATCTTGATGGAATGGAGATGCAGAATCCCACAGGTGATCTGAGCGGAGTAATAGATGACCCTGTTCATCTCCAGACCCCTTTTTCCCACATTGTATATGTGATACTTCAGATCCCCGCCATTCATGAGGCTCATGACGAGACACAGATGAGATTTGCTCTCATAGGCATAAGCTAGTGTGACTATGAAAGGACTATTGACCTTCTCCAGGATTTCTTTCTCCAGTAGCGCCATCttctctccacctttctttttcaaccttttttTATCCAGTTTCTTGCAGGCATACATCTTGCCAGTATTTTTCACCTGGATGGCACAAACCTAGAGCAGCAAGATGCACAAGAAGAGGTAATGAAAGAATTTTATAGATACAAACTGGACTATTAAAGGCAGGAATGGAGGAATCACAGACACCTATTTGTAGCTGCTCATGCTAAGTTTCATGGCAGAGTATATTTTAGcagagaaaataaggaaataacaAGCAGATAATCTGTTCTGTTCTGGAACTGTATCTGGTGGACCTTATGCAAAGTTCTTGAGGATGATATCAGCAGACGTGTATCAGGATATAAAATGAACTAGGTCCCATTCTTCGACTGTAAGAATAAGCAGCATACACAGCTTGCATCGGTATAGCTAATGCTCTTCCATCTGAAGAAAAGGCAGCCTCATTCTTACTGTGTTTTGGGAACAGATCCTGATCTGTGCTATTCTCTAAGCTGCACCTAGGAATTTCCTGGGAGCATGTGAGTTAGCACAGGCTAAAACAGTGCCAAGCTGCAGCCTAATAATTAACTGTATGGACAGTCATGCAAGCTTTGGTAATGaagcctgctttttttttctagtatagatataaaaatataaaatatttaagagtaGCTTTTCACAAACAGGCATCTAGAGCTTGTATCACAATACAGATAACAAACCCAGCCTGATTTCTGGGAAATGGACAATCTGAAGGAACAAGTTTTACAAAAACTTAGACAACTTCTTAATTGCCTAGTTTCTCTTTGCAAATCCACCTGCTGGTCTCGAAATGGGAGGGAGAACCCTCATCCTTTAAAGTACAGCTCTTACCTCTCCGAAGCCACCTTTGCCCAGCACTCGGAATTCATAGAAATATTTATCAGTTACAGGCTGCTTCTCAAAGACTTTCCATTGAACAAATTTGTCATAGAAGGGGCTGGTCTGGAAATCCTGGAAGGGCTTGCCTTGAAGGAAGAGTTTGGTTTCCTCCTTGGCCAACTGTACAACATTCTCATAGTCTTTTGCCGTAGCTGCCTCGCATTTGCTGGCCAAGTCAGAGCTCATGTAAGCCAGATAGTTTTTGGAGCCTGCCTTAAGAAAATTGGTGATCATATTCTCCATGACACCGTTCTTGGCATtgtcctctgccagctcccagtTTGACACCTCATCCAGGAAGTCCCTAGCTACCAAATGTTCTGGCACTGTCTCCAAGAAGtctctgaagaatttcttgCCAATGGGCTGCTGCTCGCAGATGCTTTCATAGTCAGCAACAATGGCCTGTCTAACGTCCCCACATTGATCAATCTTGGGCAGTGAGAGGCTCCTACGTCTCTTTTGCATCTCCTTGGTGTCTCCATCTCCGCTCTTCCTGGCCTGCAGATAGGCCGTGTTGGCAATCAGGTTGTCAAGCCCCCCCATGTCACACATCTTGGCAAGCTCTTGGGGTGGCAGAGCCTGGCTGAGACAATATAAGCAACTGACCCAAGTGCTGTGTGGTAGCTGCCCTGCACTTCTCCTTGCTAGTGGTgtgtggagaagaaaaacaccagAGACTAACTGCTTTTCCATTAAATACCTCTCAAGGATTTTCACTAAGTACCTTTAGGTATATGCACCATTTGTGGAAAGTGATTGGTAAGAGGTTTCTCTGTAAGGAGCTTTGAGCTTGCTATGTATAGCTGAGGGATGACATCCTAGGCAAACCTTTGCACTGGGAGCACCAAACGCACACATTTCAGCTGGTGTTTTTCAGGATGGGCCCAGATAACCCTTACATGCACCAAGATTCCCTCTATATGCACCGTCCCCGGCTGCTGAGAACATATGAAGATTCCTGTTTGCAATACACGCAGACTCCAAACTCGGTAGCCCTCTGGCCACAGTTAACAGGACAGCCCCACATCACCCTCGCTCAACACAGAGAACACCAATGTACTAAGAATTATATAAGCTGGGATCCGGTTTTATAAAAAGCCTTTATCACAACTCAGCTACGCCTCAAACAGAAGTTGACATAGATGAACATGAGTCATCGAGCTTTAAATTATTATACAATTCAGTGCTCTGAGCATCCACACTTCCAAAATTCCACTTATGTTCAACATCAATGACTGAGCTCCACAGACGCTTTGTGGAAACCTTGATGCCTCATGTGGCCCTGTCTGAGCGGATTACACGCAGAGGCTAAGACCTGCTGGTTGTCTAAAAATAACGATCCCTATATATGAAACAACATACCGTTCTGACTTCATCTCCTTCCCACTTCACATGATCAGCTGAATCTTTCCAAGACACTTGCATGTTATTGTGGCCTCAGTTGATTTTCCCTGCTGAGCTTTATGACAgcaagcgataggatgaggaggtGGCAACAGCGTATGGCTGAGGTGGCATCAACAATGGGACAAAGCTGATTATAATCAAGTGAAGGCAAACTCCACGTCACTTCACTCACTCTCTGCCTACCAGGAAGGCTGGACTCCATTTTTGtcccaaaataataaaaatcatgtGTGGAATTTACTAGGATAAGTCCCTTCTGCTGTGAGGTCACGTGGTTTGGCTGCTGGACTTTCTCTAAATGTAAGGAAGGTGGTATGGGAGCAGGAAAAGCAATTCCATTATTCTTCCAGTAGCAATGGGGTCAAGCTGTACACGTGAGGCCAAGGTCAAGTTTCctgttctctttttacagtctCAGAGCAAGCTGAAGAGCTGAATCACAAATGCTAAACATTAGAGGTACTTCTCAGGCTCCCTACAGAAACTGCTAAGCTCTCCTTGGCTGCTTTTTGTCACTTTACTACTATGTAGTGTTTTTGTTGTACATGCTTAATCCTGCCTGCCTTGAAACTCAGGCCTGTGCTCTACAAAATTACCTGAGAGATGTGAGTGTTTTTATAGCTGTGATCAAGAGGGCCATCCACCGCTAACTGCTCTGTTGTGCGAGAACGTGGTGTGCTCTGAAGCAGGTATCTGAAAGTCTTGCTTGTACAGTGATCGCTAATTCTGCCAGGTGAATGCAGgcacagggcaggagcaggTTACATAAAGGGCTTAATGCAGCCAGCAGGGTAAGCAAAgctggaaaaaggcaaaggaagaaatgtgaaaTTCTGCTGGTGGCTTTCCTGAAAATGGTGCCCACAGCAACGTACTCCTACAATATCCTGGGTACAGGAAGGAAAGTAAGTAGGTAATAAAAGCTTTAATTTCGGGTCCTAAAATTCAGCAGACACCTTTATACATTTAGCAAGAATGCCACTGCAGCTCAAACAGCAGCTCCACAAATGGCTGCTAGGTTGGGACCAAAGGGTGGACTCAAGACTACACCAGCTATTGACATATTCGTGTCTAAGCAAATCAAGAAAAAACCTAATGCTTATCGTATCTGCATGAGAAAGACATTCACAGCTCCGAAAATCATTCTGCTGTGTTAATCAGAATCTCTCCCGATTTCTATGGAACATAAGCTTTCTCTAAATGAACATAACTTcataaaagcaaactgaaacaATACAATCTTTAGACACACATGCATTTCTCTAGTTCCTTTTGAGAGTAAACTCTAGCTAGACTTGCTCAATTATCCAAATCTGCCCAGCATTTGTTAAACACTAGAGAGAAGTAGATCAGCATTAATCTATTATAGTCAACAAAGGCTATTTAAGTTAGTGTTACCTACTCACAGAACAGTATGTTTGGGTGAGAAGCAAAAccgatttattttgtttgtacaaGAGGTGAACAAATCCAGGAATAAAATCAGGCACCTACTGAGAACTATGCGAAATGAATACCAGGGTATGattcagaacagaagaaaatgtctcTGGTACAAAGCCCATAGAAAGATGGGGATTTAAGCCAATTGTGTCTAAGTCACAGAGAAAATATGCAGGATTTAAAATTCATTACCCTATATTCTGGGTGAACCTCTAGTTACTGGTCAACAAGATACTTATAATATACTAACAGATATACGCAAATATCAGCTGCTTTGATTTCAGCATTAACTTTCCTAACATTCCATTTGCATTAACGCCTCTTTGAGCTGACACTTGAGAAAAACTTTCCTACTACTCCTGTCACGTGTGTGACGTGAACTGAAAGCAGCGTGATAATTACTTTGGTACTTCCCATATCCACCtgcaaaccaaagcaaaatgaagaaagaagtcCTCCAATGGGACTGGATGGAATTAATAGAAGCTAGAGGATGGAGCCTGGGACCAAATTCTGGCAGAAAAAATAGGTGGTAGATAAGATACAGTTTAGCTTTGACAGCTAAAAATTCTTTCCACATTCAACcagattttcttttgcaattaTTTTAGGAAGACTTCTTTCACACAGACAGGGATACTCGACTGCACATACGCTATAGGCACTTCACGACTGCTGTTAACCTGTTTGACATTTGTTTTCAATTGCAAGACAGATATAATCTGGGATAATAACAACCAATGTGATACACTGACAGTGACACAGAGGGGTTTTTATCTCAGTGTGTAATGAGACAAatgctatatttaaaaaattcaaaacattttaaaaacaaaattacaagTATTAAAACAATAACACAGTGAACTCTGCATGTGTGCTTGATGACACAAAGTGAAGATAAACCTCTTTAAATATACTTAAAGTAAAAGGAACCAGACAAATACATCTACTGAGAAATGCATTAATCTTAAACATTTAAGATGACAATTCTGAAGTAAACAATGATATGCATATAATCTTGCTTCAATTTTGCCCAAGTTTATTGACCATTTTATTAAGCCTGAATTTGTTACAGACTTAAGAGCAGTAATTCAACTTCTactacttattaaaaaaacacaacagcacaaTCCAGATAATTTGGATATTCAGGGAAAAGATAACATCAGAGGCAAGAACTTAAAtacttgtaagaaaaaaaaaatcacacaattAATGTAAAAAAGACAATATATTGAGGATTTccacaaaaatgaaacaatgttTTCTTCCACTTCCAAAACAGTGTAAACAATAAAATGATGACAAAGACACTTCATTAACTgaattttcatgaaaacaaaatttaacatttttttcctgggtttAATTAGTACCTGCTTAGCTTGCAAAATTTAAATTACCAGCTTTGATTGCTTTCTTTATCAGTCAGCTCATCAGCGAGGTTGTTTACACCCTGAGTTAACTGATACAAAATATGTGTCTTTGCATCAAGTCTCTGGATTAAAAATACATGATCtttaacagaaatataaataaaaattattactgTGGGTAGTTTCTAACACTATGGATGTAGAACTCATGTATACAATATAACACAGCAACAGACTTAGAGATACAACAGAATTTTTCTAGTCATAAAGAAAACCtaaatcagaaatgttttgtacGGTGTGATGtaaaaagcacacagaaaatgcTTTACACACTATGCGGTTTAGATTAAAGAATAGAATACTTCCTAAAAAAATCAGAGACTGTTCTTGTGTACAACATTACTCAGAAAACAATGTCTTTATCCTGACAGTAAACTATGCAGCGCATCAGACTTCCAGATAAGGTCACCCTttcaaattaattcatttatcTATGCAAACACGTGAAATAAACTGTACTCAGGGCATAACCTGCACCACCACATCTCTATGCTCTGACACAGTTAAGGCTCCAATCGTAACAGATACCTTTATTGATGTATTGTGTCTTTTTCCAGCTGCGGGAATCCCTGCAGTAAGATTGACCATTTTCTCCCTGGACAGCAAAGAGCATGCAACAAAACCACACTGATCAGATAAACTAAATACATCACGCCATGATCGACACATTCCATTCTTTTGTATGAGCATATGGCATAAGATGGACACTACTCCAACAAGTTCCACACAAAAAAGACTTCCAGTGTTTTTATTTGCCTATTCTTTGGACTACCCAGTCCTGCTGGCAGAGGGGACAGCGATTATTCTGTTTCACCCATAAGGACATGCAGCAGTTGTGGAAGGAATGATTGCATTCTCCCCAGACcactgaaagagaagaaagaacatGTTCTGGTCACACCCAGCTGTCCAATCAACGCCTAGTATCCAAACTATCATTCACAGATGTGCAAGCGTTAGAGACAAAAATGGGTCATCCC
Encoded here:
- the GRK7 gene encoding rhodopsin kinase GRK7; amino-acid sequence: MEKQLVSGVFLLHTPLARRSAGQLPHSTWVSCLYCLSQALPPQELAKMCDMGGLDNLIANTAYLQARKSGDGDTKEMQKRRRSLSLPKIDQCGDVRQAIVADYESICEQQPIGKKFFRDFLETVPEHLVARDFLDEVSNWELAEDNAKNGVMENMITNFLKAGSKNYLAYMSSDLASKCEAATAKDYENVVQLAKEETKLFLQGKPFQDFQTSPFYDKFVQWKVFEKQPVTDKYFYEFRVLGKGGFGEVCAIQVKNTGKMYACKKLDKKRLKKKGGEKMALLEKEILEKVNSPFIVTLAYAYESKSHLCLVMSLMNGGDLKYHIYNVGKRGLEMNRVIYYSAQITCGILHLHSIKIVYRDMKPENVLLDDNGNCRLSDLGLAVQVKEGKSITQRAGTNGYMAPEILKEENYSYPVDWFAMGCSIYEMIAGRTPFKDFKEKVNKDEVKRRTLEDEVKFEHTDFTEEAKDICRLFLAKKPENRLGSRSEDDDPRKHSFFKTINFHRLEANLIDPPFVPDPSVVYAKDVTDIADFSEVRGIEFDDKDKKFFKAFATGAVPIPWQEEIIETGLFEELNDPNRVESGGYANGGEAKSGVCLLL